One genomic window of Plectropomus leopardus isolate mb unplaced genomic scaffold, YSFRI_Pleo_2.0 unplaced_scaffold14137, whole genome shotgun sequence includes the following:
- the atp2b4 gene encoding plasma membrane calcium-transporting ATPase 4 codes for CGNVAASAEDEGEGDTGWIEGAAILLSVVCVVLVTAFNDWSKEKQFRGLQSRIEQEQKFTVVRKGNVIQIPVADMVVGDMAQVKYGDLLPADGILVQGNDLKIDESSLTGESDHVRKSVDKDPMLLS; via the exons CGTGTGGGAATGTGGCGGCGTCTGCAGAGGATGAGGGTGAAGGTGACACTGGCTGGATTGAGGGCGCCGCCATCCTGCTGTCTGTCGTGTGTGTCGTCCTGGTGACGGCGTTTAATGACTGGTCCAAAGAGAAGCAGTTCCGGGGTCTGCAGAGTCGGATTGAACAAGAACAGAAATTTACCGTTGTGCGTAAAGGAAACGTCATCCAGATCCCTGTGGCGGACATGGTGGTGGGGGACATGGCGCAGGTCAAATACG gggaTCTGCTGCCAGCTGATGGTATCTTGGTCCAAGGCAACGATCTGAAGATAGATGAGAGCTCCCTCACAGGAGAGTCCGACCACGTACGCAAGTCTGTGGATAAGGACCCTATGCTGCTCTCAG